Proteins from a genomic interval of Cucumis melo cultivar AY chromosome 7, USDA_Cmelo_AY_1.0, whole genome shotgun sequence:
- the LOC103503252 gene encoding uncharacterized protein LOC103503252 isoform X1, which yields MEALWNLEDKWKLSTQQAFVLLTCTLAAVIALCAAAWARKRKGEKKAHRRRTDQRWWKWAAEIRWKGSGGGGETPVRLLGKEEEGEELGSRNSTAAVWQRPILMGEKCEMLKYSGLILYDERGRLLQDQIAAMENGYKVLIRRRRHKSKDKVEGSTLMLFLYYGNLKKKKRCKNYTKG from the exons ATGGAAGCTCTGTGGAATTTAGAAGACAAATGGAAGCTCTCAACCCAACAAGCCTTCGTTCTCTTAACGTGCACGTTGGCCGCCGTCATTGCCCTCTGTGCGGCGGCTTGGGCGAGGAAGAGAAAGGGGGAGAAGAAAGCCCACCGACGACGGACAGATCAGAGGTGGTGGAAATGGGCAGCGGAAATTAGGTGGAAGGGGAGCGGCGGCGGCGGAGAGACGCCGGTGCGGCTTTTGGGCAAAGAAGAGGAAGGGGAAGAATTGGGAAGCCGGAATTCGACGGCGGCGGTTTGGCAACGGCCGATATTAATGGGGGAAAAGTGTGAGATGCTGAAGTACAGTGGGCTTATTCTGTATGACGAAAGGGGAAGATTGCTGCAGGATCAAATTGCCGCCATGGAAAATGGTTACAAGGTGCTGATCC GAAGGAGAAGGCATAAAAGTAAAGACAAGGTTGAAGGATCTACTTTGATGCTCTTTCTCTACTATgggaatcttaaaaaaaaaaagaggtgtAAAAATTATACAAAGGGGTGA
- the LOC103503252 gene encoding uncharacterized protein LOC103503252 isoform X2 produces MEALWNLEDKWKLSTQQAFVLLTCTLAAVIALCAAAWARKRKGEKKAHRRRTDQRWWKWAAEIRWKGSGGGGETPVRLLGKEEEGEELGSRNSTAAVWQRPILMGEKCEMLKYSGLILYDERGRLLQDQIAAMENGYKEGEGIKVKTRLKDLL; encoded by the exons ATGGAAGCTCTGTGGAATTTAGAAGACAAATGGAAGCTCTCAACCCAACAAGCCTTCGTTCTCTTAACGTGCACGTTGGCCGCCGTCATTGCCCTCTGTGCGGCGGCTTGGGCGAGGAAGAGAAAGGGGGAGAAGAAAGCCCACCGACGACGGACAGATCAGAGGTGGTGGAAATGGGCAGCGGAAATTAGGTGGAAGGGGAGCGGCGGCGGCGGAGAGACGCCGGTGCGGCTTTTGGGCAAAGAAGAGGAAGGGGAAGAATTGGGAAGCCGGAATTCGACGGCGGCGGTTTGGCAACGGCCGATATTAATGGGGGAAAAGTGTGAGATGCTGAAGTACAGTGGGCTTATTCTGTATGACGAAAGGGGAAGATTGCTGCAGGATCAAATTGCCGCCATGGAAAATGGTTACAAG GAAGGAGAAGGCATAAAAGTAAAGACAAGGTTGAAGGATCTACTTTGA
- the LOC103504218 gene encoding bidirectional sugar transporter SWEET2: MVLLGSIFSICRDAAGVAGHIFAFGLFLSPLDTFRRVIRNKTTEQFSGLPYIYALLNCLICLWYGTPLISPRNTMVMTVNSIGAVFQLAYILLFITYAEKGKKIKMLGLLLGVFGLFIVIVIGSLQITDLPLRRNVVGILSCASLVSMFASPLFIINLVIRTKSVEFMPFYLSLSTFLMSISFFLYGLFNYDLFVYAPNGIGTMLGSVQLVLYCYFSRVAREESREPLIVSYA, translated from the exons ATGGTTCTTCTCGGTTCCATCTTCTCAATTTGCAGGGATGCAGCTGGAGTTGCTG GGCACATATTTGCTTTTGGGCTTTTCCTGTCACCTTT AGATACATTTAGACGTGTGATCAGAAACAAAACAACAGAACAGTTTTCGGGTTTGCCATACATATATGCTCTGTTAAACTGCCTTATTTGCCTGTGGTATGGCACACCCCTCATTTCTCCGAGAAACACGATGGTCATGACGGTCAATTCGATAGGCGCAGTATTTCAGTTAGCCTACATCTTGCTCTTCATAACATATGCTGAAAAGGGGAAAAAG ATAAAAATGCTAGGATTGTTGCTTGGAGTATTTGGCCTTTTTATAGTTATTGTTATTGGGAGCTTACAAATAACTGACCTCCCCTTGCGACGGAATGTTGTCGGGATTTTGAGTTGTGCATCTCTCGTATCAATGTTCGCCTCTCCCTTGTTTATTATT AATTTGGTGATTCGAACGAAAAGTGTGGAGTTTATGCCATTTTATCTCTCCCTTTCGACCTTCCTCATGAGCATATCTTTTTTCCTCTATGGACTGTTCAATTACGATCTATTCGTTTAT GCCCCAAATGGAATAGGAACTATGTTGGGGAGTGTTCAATTGGTGTTGTATTGCTACTTCAGTCGAGTTGCTAGAGAGGAGTCTAGAGAACCTCTAATTGTATCATATGCGTAG